The nucleotide sequence CCGCAACCTCGTGATCGCCCGCACGGTCGCCGATACGCTGGAGGCGATGGATCCGCAGTTCCCGGAGGCGGCGAAGGGCATCGCCGACCTGAAGATCCCCGAGTGAGGCGCCGTGCGCGCTCCGTGAGATGCCCTCAGTCCCGATCGAGGCTGAGGTCGGGCGCGTCCGGGTTCTTCATGCCGACGACGTGGTAGCCCGCATCGACGTGCAGGATCTCACCGGTCATGCCCTTGCTCATGTCCGAGACGAGGTAGGCCGCCGTCTCGCCGACCTCGCCGATGGTCACGGTCCGGCGCAGCGGCGCGTTGTACTCGTTCCACTTCAGGATGTAGCGAAAATCGCCGATGCCGGAGGCGGCCAGCGTCTTGATCGGCCCGGCCGAGATCGCGTTGACGCGGATGTTCGAGGGGCCGAGATCGGCCGCGAGGTAGCGCACCGAGGCCTCGAGCGCGGCCTTGGCCACGCCCATGACGTTGTAGTGCGGCATCCACTTCTCGGCGCCGTAATAGGTCAGCGTGAGGAGCGAGCCGCCCTCGCGCATCTGCTTCTCTGCCCGCTGGGCGATCGCCGTGAAGGAGTAGCAGGAGATCAGGAGCGACTTGGTGAAGTTGCCCTCGCTGGTCTCGATGTAGCGGCCCGTCAACTCGTCCTTGTCCGAGAAGGCGATGCAGTGGACCACGAAGTCGATGCCCTCGGGGAAGACCTTCTCGGTCTCGGCGAACACGGCGTCGATCGAGGCCGGGTCGGTGACGTCGCAATGGCCGACGACGTGGGCCTCGACCTCGCGGGCCAGAGGCTCGACACGCTTCTTCAGGGCCTCGCCCTGGTAGGTGAAGGCGAGCTTGGCGCCGTGCTGGTGCAGGCTCTTGGCGATGCCCCAGGCGATCGAGCGGTTGTTGGCGACGCCCAGAACGACGCCGCGCTTGCCGGCGAGGAGACCGGTCCCGGTGCGTGCCCCGCGATCCTCACCCTCGCCGATATCCGCCATGACCCACCCGAGAAGAATGCCGCCGACGCAACTCGGGCACCCGGTCCGGGGACCGGGCGGCCCGCGCGCCGCGGGTCTCCTTAGCGGAGGCGGACCGGGGACGGAAGCCTGAGGTCGCGCCGGGGCGGGCCGGACGACCCGCTCAGAGCCGCCGATCTCAGGCGGCCTTGGCGGCGCGACGGCCCTTGGCGAACTCGGTCAGCGCTGCGTCGTCGCCCTCCGGCAGGACGATGGCGCTGGTGGCGAGCAGATCGCCGCGGGTGCCGTCCTTCTTCGGCAGGCCCTTGCCGCGCAGGCGGAAAGTGCGGCCCGAACTCGTCATCGCCGGAATCTTCATCTCGACGGCGCCGGTGAGCGTCGGCACCCGGATGGTGCCGCCGAGGATCGCGTCCTCCAGCGGCACGTCGACGCTGACGCGCAGGTCCGCGCCTTCCAGCTTGAAGCGCGGGTGCGGCAGCACGCGGATCGTCAGGAGCGCGTCGCCGGGCTCGCCGCGCATCGCGGGCTGGCCGAGCCCGCGCAGCCGGATGGTCTGGCCGTCCACCACGCCCTTCGGGATCATCACGTCGACCTCGCGGCCGGTGGGCAGGGCGAGGCGCAGCTTCTCCTCGCCGGCCACCTGCTCGAGAGTGACGCTGAGTTCGGCCGCGACATCCTCGCCGCGCGCGGCCTGTCGCGGAGCGCCCCCGGGACCGGCGCCGCCCGCCCGGAAGGCCTCGCCGAAGATGTGCGAGAAGATGTCCTCGCCCATCCCGCCGCCGCCCGCTCCGCCGCCCATGCCCCCGCCGCGACCGCCGCGACCGGCGAAGTCGAACTCGAAGCCGCCCCCGCGCCCACCGCCGAAGCCGCCGCCGAAACCCTCGAACCCGGTCGCGCGCGGCTTGCCGTCGGCGTCGATCTCGCCGCGATCGAACTGCTTGCGCTTCTCGGCATCGCCGATGATCTCGTAGGCGCTGTTGGCCTCGGCGAAACGGTCCTTCGCCTTGGCGTCGTCCTTGTTGCGGTCGGGGTGGTAAGCCTTCGCCAGCTTGCGGTAGGCCTTCTTGATGTCGGCCTCACTCGCGTTCTTGGGAACGCCCAGCACGTCGTAGGGATTGCGCATGGCCTCTGAGGACTTGCTGTCGTGAACCGTGATCGGATCGGCGTTCTGCGCCGATCCGGCGATCTCGGCCCTGATGTGGGGCGTGTGTTGCTATTTCGCAACGGCCTGACCGACCAAAGTCGGCCTGTTCGGGCGCGCCGTCAAGCGGCGCGCGGTTGCGCCGTCGAGCGCCCCGCACGATCACACGCCCTCAGGCCGGTTTGGAGACGCGCAGGTGGCGTAGTTCCCAAGTGCCGCCGGAGGGCTTGCAGCCCGTGCCGCGCACGAAGCGGCTGCGCTCGGGCGCGATCACCGACGCAAGGAAGTCGCGGCAGATCAGGTCGTTGGAGACGTAGGGCAGCCCAGTCGGGTTGATCGACCCACGCAGGCCGGATTCCGGGTTGTCCCACTTCACCGGGCGACCGTTGCCCTGGGGGTCCAGCGCGACGCCCAGCGCGGCACGGGCGCGGCGCCAATCCTCGTCGCCGAGGTCCGTACCGAAGCTCGCCGGGCGCTTCGCGATGCTCCCGGTCACCACAGGATCGGCGGTATCCGCCACATCGACCTTGGCGGGCTTCTCGGCCGTCTGGCGGAAGACCAGAAGCGGTTGGCTGCAGCCGCACAGGCCCGATAGAAGCGCGGCGCCGAGCACGAGCCGCCGTGCCCTGCCGACGGGGTTCGCCCGGGGGTCTTTACACGCGCCCTGCCGCATTACACCTGAACTCTCCGCCACCGCGTGAGGCCCAACGTTGGTGCGCCCCATCGGTGCCCCCGACCGGATGCCATGAGAGAGGAATAAGCCGTGGAGCCGTTAACGATCGGTGATCCCGCTCACCCCGGCGCCGTGCCAGCCGACTTCACGCTGGCCGAGGATCCGTTCGCCCTGTTCGCGGCCTGGATGAAGGAGGCGGAGGCCGCCGAGCCGGAGGATCCGAACGCGATGGCGCTCGCCACCGCCGATTCGGGCGGGCTGCCGGACGTGCGGATCGTGCTCCTGAAGGGCTTCGACGCCCGCGGCTTCGTCTTCTACACGAACACGCAGTCGACCAAGGGCGAGGAGCTTGCCCAGAATCCACAGGCCGCCCTCGTGCTGCACTGGAAGAGCCTGCGGCGGCAGGTG is from Methylobacterium radiodurans and encodes:
- a CDS encoding DnaJ C-terminal domain-containing protein, whose product is MRNPYDVLGVPKNASEADIKKAYRKLAKAYHPDRNKDDAKAKDRFAEANSAYEIIGDAEKRKQFDRGEIDADGKPRATGFEGFGGGFGGGRGGGFEFDFAGRGGRGGGMGGGAGGGGMGEDIFSHIFGEAFRAGGAGPGGAPRQAARGEDVAAELSVTLEQVAGEEKLRLALPTGREVDVMIPKGVVDGQTIRLRGLGQPAMRGEPGDALLTIRVLPHPRFKLEGADLRVSVDVPLEDAILGGTIRVPTLTGAVEMKIPAMTSSGRTFRLRGKGLPKKDGTRGDLLATSAIVLPEGDDAALTEFAKGRRAAKAA
- the fabI gene encoding enoyl-ACP reductase FabI, with protein sequence MADIGEGEDRGARTGTGLLAGKRGVVLGVANNRSIAWGIAKSLHQHGAKLAFTYQGEALKKRVEPLAREVEAHVVGHCDVTDPASIDAVFAETEKVFPEGIDFVVHCIAFSDKDELTGRYIETSEGNFTKSLLISCYSFTAIAQRAEKQMREGGSLLTLTYYGAEKWMPHYNVMGVAKAALEASVRYLAADLGPSNIRVNAISAGPIKTLAASGIGDFRYILKWNEYNAPLRRTVTIGEVGETAAYLVSDMSKGMTGEILHVDAGYHVVGMKNPDAPDLSLDRD
- a CDS encoding RT0821/Lpp0805 family surface protein, encoding MRQGACKDPRANPVGRARRLVLGAALLSGLCGCSQPLLVFRQTAEKPAKVDVADTADPVVTGSIAKRPASFGTDLGDEDWRRARAALGVALDPQGNGRPVKWDNPESGLRGSINPTGLPYVSNDLICRDFLASVIAPERSRFVRGTGCKPSGGTWELRHLRVSKPA